In Synechococcus sp. A18-25c, a single window of DNA contains:
- a CDS encoding HAD family hydrolase, translating into MLSAELLVFDFDGVIVDGMQEYWWSARRALLTLQPQASLQESIPESFRQLRPWIHQGWEMVLMAALISEADGPLQQRGVMAFVGDYNRQCKAALARFGWEPSLLQTTLEVVRANAVRADRDGWLALHQPYPNVPERLKALAEEGIAWSVLTTKGKAFTAELLAGMGLVPARLDGHESGPKPQVLLRLAEEWHLRGFVEDRRPTLETVRATEGLEALPCWLVSWGYLQPTDSQQLPNGIRLLSRDCFASPLAEWH; encoded by the coding sequence ACTCCTGGTCTTTGATTTTGACGGGGTGATTGTGGATGGCATGCAGGAATACTGGTGGAGTGCCAGGCGGGCGTTGTTGACGCTGCAGCCCCAAGCATCCCTCCAGGAGAGCATTCCTGAGTCGTTCCGCCAGCTCAGGCCCTGGATCCATCAGGGCTGGGAGATGGTGCTGATGGCTGCACTGATCTCGGAAGCGGATGGGCCCCTGCAGCAACGCGGTGTGATGGCGTTCGTGGGTGATTACAACCGACAGTGCAAAGCCGCACTTGCTCGATTCGGCTGGGAGCCTTCATTGCTGCAAACAACCCTGGAAGTTGTGCGCGCCAATGCGGTTCGGGCTGATCGCGACGGCTGGCTTGCTCTGCATCAGCCGTATCCCAATGTTCCCGAGCGTTTGAAGGCCCTGGCTGAAGAGGGCATTGCTTGGTCCGTGCTCACCACGAAGGGAAAGGCGTTCACCGCGGAGCTACTGGCCGGAATGGGGCTCGTGCCTGCCCGTCTCGATGGTCATGAGTCGGGCCCGAAGCCTCAGGTGCTGTTGCGCCTGGCTGAGGAGTGGCATCTGCGCGGATTTGTGGAAGATCGTCGTCCCACCCTGGAGACCGTCCGTGCCACCGAAGGTCTGGAGGCGCTTCCGTGCTGGCTTGTCAGCTGGGGTTATCTGCAACCCACCGATTCTCAACAGCTTCCCAACGGCATTCGCCTGCTGAGCCGAGATTGCTTCGCGTCCCCCTTGGCGGAATGGCACTGA
- the recA gene encoding recombinase RecA, protein MPADVKTSQSSGGDVRPGERDKALNLVLGQIERNFGKGSIMRLGDASRMRVETISTGALTLDLALGGGYPKGRVVEVYGPESSGKTTLTLHAIAEVQRRGGVAAFVDAEHALDPVYAASLGVDIENLLVSQPDTGEMALEIVDQLVRSAAVDIVVVDSVAALTPRAEIEGEMGDLAVGSQARLMSQAMRKITGNIGKSGCTVIFLNQLRLKIGVTYGNPETTTGGNALKFYASVRLDIRRIQTLKRGTEEYGIRAKVKVAKNKVAPPFRIAEFDILFGRGISTLGCLLDLAEETGVVTRKGAWYSYEGDNIGQGRDNTIGWLEQNPEAKEAIEVVVRQKLTEGSEVTSNSMRPLAAAARSAASKPAAKLDTAPSVKGAA, encoded by the coding sequence ATGCCTGCCGACGTGAAAACCTCCCAATCCTCCGGCGGAGATGTCCGCCCGGGTGAGCGCGATAAAGCGCTCAACCTTGTGCTCGGTCAGATCGAACGCAACTTCGGCAAGGGCTCAATCATGCGCCTTGGAGATGCCTCCAGGATGCGGGTTGAAACCATCTCCACCGGTGCCCTCACGCTTGATCTTGCCTTGGGTGGTGGGTATCCCAAAGGCCGTGTGGTCGAGGTGTATGGCCCCGAGAGCTCCGGTAAAACGACGCTCACTCTTCATGCCATCGCTGAGGTGCAGCGCAGGGGTGGTGTTGCGGCCTTCGTCGACGCCGAGCATGCGCTCGATCCGGTTTATGCAGCGTCGCTCGGCGTTGATATTGAAAATCTGCTGGTCTCGCAGCCTGACACCGGCGAGATGGCTCTGGAGATCGTTGATCAGCTCGTGCGTTCTGCTGCCGTCGACATCGTGGTGGTTGACTCCGTTGCGGCTCTCACGCCCCGGGCCGAGATTGAAGGAGAAATGGGTGATCTGGCGGTGGGCAGTCAGGCCCGCCTGATGAGCCAGGCGATGCGGAAGATCACCGGCAACATCGGTAAATCCGGTTGCACCGTGATCTTCCTCAACCAGTTGCGCCTGAAGATCGGTGTGACCTACGGCAACCCAGAGACCACCACCGGTGGCAACGCGCTCAAGTTCTACGCCTCGGTACGTCTTGATATCCGCCGCATTCAGACGCTCAAGCGTGGAACAGAGGAATACGGCATCCGGGCCAAGGTGAAGGTGGCCAAAAACAAGGTGGCCCCGCCCTTCCGCATCGCAGAATTCGACATTCTCTTCGGCCGGGGGATCAGCACGCTTGGCTGTCTGCTCGACCTCGCTGAAGAAACCGGTGTCGTCACCCGTAAAGGCGCCTGGTACAGCTATGAAGGCGACAACATTGGTCAGGGTCGTGACAACACGATCGGCTGGCTGGAGCAAAACCCTGAGGCCAAGGAGGCCATTGAAGTGGTGGTGCGTCAGAAGTTGACGGAAGGCTCGGAAGTTACCTCCAACTCCATGCGACCACTGGCAGCGGCTGCGCGCTCTGCAGCATCCAAGCCTGCAGCCAAGTTAGACACTGCTCCGTCAGTCAAGGGTGCCGCCTAA
- a CDS encoding DUF1815 family protein translates to MFLRLSEQYRSVVQDLVMSLQALASSLKKEGITATCYVCDDGEGRNGSGASFMAELGDQHMVRFLVSDFGISWVESRNGRELVKFEGAEAIQELQRIASNLQGSRRTTSSPESLQG, encoded by the coding sequence GTGTTTCTCCGACTATCCGAGCAGTACCGCTCGGTCGTTCAAGACTTGGTGATGAGCCTGCAGGCTTTGGCTTCCAGCCTGAAGAAAGAAGGAATCACAGCAACGTGTTACGTCTGCGACGACGGTGAGGGCCGCAATGGGAGCGGCGCCTCGTTCATGGCTGAGCTCGGCGACCAACACATGGTGCGATTCCTGGTGTCCGATTTCGGCATCAGCTGGGTTGAATCACGCAATGGACGAGAGCTGGTGAAATTCGAAGGCGCAGAAGCCATTCAGGAACTTCAACGCATTGCCAGCAATCTCCAGGGAAGCCGCCGAACCACCAGCTCCCCTGAGTCCCTTCAAGGGTGA
- a CDS encoding DUF2839 domain-containing protein gives MGEARRRASQGLPPRQRKPDPKEAERFIAWLPLTRAQGAQFVDITTRGAWIGIGALVVLWIVVRFIGPAAGWWTLADMP, from the coding sequence ATGGGTGAAGCCCGCCGTCGTGCAAGCCAAGGACTCCCCCCGCGGCAACGCAAACCAGACCCAAAGGAGGCCGAACGTTTTATCGCCTGGCTACCCCTCACCCGCGCCCAGGGCGCTCAGTTCGTCGACATCACCACACGAGGCGCCTGGATCGGCATTGGTGCACTGGTGGTGCTTTGGATCGTGGTGCGCTTTATCGGTCCTGCTGCAGGCTGGTGGACTTTGGCTGACATGCCCTGA
- a CDS encoding helicase has translation MLEVQAHQQLKHLLRGSEGHWEHELTLSRLVGRSLRRGDRTRIQLSAGSNDRWWLALMVPLALQSRHTVLVLDTLQQQRLLQVERPRLMESGIRMSCWTDDAPPPGDQLWLVTPQQLVNLHGAGRLRPEDHLVIPAAETLASRLRLAMAMQIDSMHWEQLRTAFPAAREGLLELHERLTRQVVSCGTGADRDVVMPESALTLVRDLLQLLGSTPAPWCDLMALDQSSCASWASWNAKTLQWSWHLQPLEPLQSLERMFNTHPWTLLHGDGGCRRHGDSTETSDDALHIDLRDAPRAEPIPLYLPRRQPLPNTEIYSSHLLEQSRRLILGRTGVTVVLLDPPGMRQRLCSELAAEFGSRVTLESTAPEVNGVICCRWSWWLDHQQQLPAPDQLIAAMLPIASLEEPLTAARVESLKRQGKDWFRTLLLPEALTKLTPAIAPLRQSGGRLAMLDGRVRGRSWGEQVLRAMEPWEPLQRLRPE, from the coding sequence ATGCTGGAAGTTCAGGCCCATCAGCAGCTGAAGCACCTCCTCAGGGGGAGCGAAGGGCACTGGGAACACGAGCTGACGCTCAGCCGCCTGGTGGGACGCAGCCTGCGCCGCGGGGATCGAACCCGGATCCAACTATCAGCTGGCAGCAACGATCGTTGGTGGCTGGCCTTGATGGTGCCCCTGGCCCTGCAAAGCCGTCACACGGTGTTGGTGCTGGACACCCTGCAACAACAGCGATTGCTTCAGGTTGAACGCCCTCGACTGATGGAGAGCGGCATCCGAATGAGTTGCTGGACCGACGATGCTCCCCCGCCAGGAGATCAGCTCTGGCTGGTGACCCCGCAGCAGCTGGTCAATCTGCATGGCGCCGGCAGGCTGAGGCCCGAAGACCATCTGGTCATCCCGGCGGCAGAAACCCTGGCGTCGCGACTTCGCCTGGCCATGGCCATGCAGATCGACTCCATGCACTGGGAACAATTGCGCACAGCCTTTCCCGCAGCAAGGGAAGGCTTATTGGAACTGCACGAACGTCTCACCCGCCAGGTGGTCTCCTGCGGAACAGGTGCAGACCGTGATGTCGTCATGCCTGAGAGCGCTCTGACGCTGGTGCGGGATCTCCTGCAGTTGTTGGGTTCCACGCCCGCACCCTGGTGCGACCTGATGGCACTTGACCAGTCGTCCTGCGCCAGCTGGGCCAGCTGGAATGCAAAAACTCTGCAGTGGAGCTGGCATCTTCAACCCCTGGAACCGCTGCAATCTCTCGAGCGGATGTTCAACACGCATCCCTGGACATTGCTGCATGGAGACGGAGGCTGTCGCCGCCATGGCGACTCCACTGAAACGTCTGACGATGCACTGCACATCGATCTTCGCGACGCCCCGCGAGCTGAACCGATCCCGCTCTATTTGCCGAGACGTCAGCCACTCCCCAACACAGAGATTTATTCCAGCCACCTGCTGGAACAAAGTCGACGTTTAATCCTCGGTCGCACAGGTGTCACTGTTGTGCTGCTCGACCCGCCAGGTATGCGCCAGCGCCTTTGCAGTGAACTTGCGGCGGAGTTCGGCAGTCGAGTCACTCTGGAAAGCACCGCACCCGAAGTGAATGGGGTGATCTGCTGCCGCTGGAGTTGGTGGCTCGACCATCAGCAACAACTTCCGGCCCCGGATCAACTGATCGCTGCGATGCTTCCGATTGCCAGCCTGGAAGAACCACTAACAGCTGCTCGCGTGGAGTCGCTCAAGCGTCAAGGCAAGGACTGGTTCAGGACCCTGCTGCTCCCGGAAGCCTTGACGAAACTCACACCCGCCATTGCCCCGCTCCGGCAAAGCGGTGGCCGGCTGGCCATGCTCGATGGACGTGTTCGTGGACGCAGCTGGGGAGAACAGGTTTTGCGTGCCATGGAACCCTGGGAGCCGTTGCAGAGATTGCGACCGGAGTAA
- a CDS encoding prephenate/arogenate dehydrogenase — protein sequence MNDGRVRSLNISRVGVVGLGLIGGSIALDLRALGVPVQGLVHRASTAERAMARGLVDAVSCDPACLQGCDVVVLALPMEALLDPPQLLVKALPDAAAVTDVGSVKGPVLHVWRNRHPRFVASHPMAGTAESGVESGCAGLFRGRPWVGTPEAGTDMDAAQHIQRLAEALGAHWIQADPLIHDQAVALISHLPVMVSAALLRAVGEERDPRVRELAKQLASSGFADTTRVGGGNPALGTAMASRNTDALLKALAAYRWSLEQLEEAILNGHWAQLEQELQNTRALRPQFLNGPSPSSSASG from the coding sequence ATGAACGACGGGCGGGTTCGATCACTGAACATCAGCCGTGTGGGTGTGGTCGGTCTTGGTTTGATCGGCGGTTCGATCGCCCTTGATTTGCGCGCTCTTGGTGTGCCTGTGCAGGGACTCGTTCATCGCGCCAGCACCGCCGAGAGGGCAATGGCAAGGGGTCTAGTTGATGCCGTCAGTTGCGATCCCGCCTGCCTACAAGGTTGTGATGTGGTGGTACTGGCGCTTCCCATGGAGGCTCTCTTGGACCCTCCGCAGTTGCTGGTGAAGGCGCTGCCGGACGCCGCCGCCGTGACCGATGTGGGGTCTGTGAAAGGCCCGGTGCTTCATGTCTGGAGAAATCGGCATCCCCGGTTTGTGGCGTCGCATCCGATGGCTGGAACCGCGGAGTCCGGTGTGGAATCCGGTTGCGCCGGGCTGTTTCGTGGACGTCCTTGGGTTGGAACCCCCGAGGCCGGCACGGATATGGATGCTGCGCAGCACATTCAGCGGCTGGCTGAGGCCCTTGGCGCGCATTGGATTCAGGCTGATCCGCTCATCCATGACCAGGCCGTTGCTCTGATTTCGCATCTGCCCGTGATGGTGAGTGCTGCTTTGTTGCGTGCTGTCGGCGAGGAACGAGACCCGCGCGTGCGGGAGCTCGCCAAGCAGTTGGCGTCCAGCGGCTTTGCGGACACCACCCGGGTGGGTGGCGGTAATCCCGCTCTGGGAACGGCCATGGCTTCACGCAACACTGACGCTTTGCTCAAGGCACTCGCGGCTTATCGCTGGAGTCTGGAACAGTTGGAGGAAGCGATCCTCAACGGTCACTGGGCCCAGTTGGAGCAGGAACTCCAGAACACGCGAGCATTGCGACCGCAGTTCCTGAACGGTCCGTCGCCGTCCTCTAGTGCGTCAGGCTGA
- the crtD gene encoding C-3',4' desaturase CrtD — MDASQDVIVIGGGIAGLTAAALLAHEGIGVTLLESHHQLGGCAGTFRRGPYTFDVGATQVAGLEPGGSHARLFHHLNITPPVAKRLDPGCVVDLNDGSAAIHLWHDPQRWHQEREAQFPGTERFWQLCSWIHQQNWQFAAADPVLPVRSGWDLNRTLAALRLGNLISAPLGLLTVGDLLRLTGCGENQRLRRFLDLQLRLYSQQPCDRTAALYGATVLQMCQAPLGLWHLQGSMQSLSESLQSAIERDGGKVLLRHRVTGLRRHPEGPGWSVHVDLPDGSKPSLHASDVICSLPPQSLPALLPDPGLMPETYRRHLETLDAPSGAIVFYGALERRHLPSNCPGHLQRDQASPGSLFLSVSHDGDGRAPAGRATVIASVFTSPQGWHTMDEEAYQSRKQNLLATIRKGVNAALDLPDQAWLHQELATPRGFARWTGRPQGIVGGLGQSPDRFGPFGLASRTPVANLWLCGDSIHPGEGTAGVSLSALMACRQMMAARGRELSLTH; from the coding sequence ATGGACGCCAGCCAGGATGTGATCGTGATCGGCGGGGGGATTGCCGGCCTCACGGCCGCAGCCCTTCTTGCCCATGAGGGGATCGGAGTCACCTTGCTGGAGTCCCACCATCAGCTGGGTGGATGTGCGGGCACCTTCCGACGGGGGCCCTACACCTTCGATGTCGGCGCCACGCAGGTGGCCGGACTGGAACCGGGTGGCAGCCACGCTCGATTGTTCCACCACCTGAACATCACCCCCCCAGTAGCCAAGCGACTCGACCCAGGTTGCGTGGTGGACCTGAACGACGGCTCAGCGGCCATCCATCTCTGGCACGACCCTCAGCGCTGGCATCAGGAGCGTGAAGCGCAGTTCCCCGGCACTGAACGGTTCTGGCAGCTTTGCAGCTGGATTCATCAGCAGAACTGGCAGTTCGCCGCCGCTGATCCTGTGCTTCCCGTACGCAGCGGCTGGGATCTCAATCGAACGCTCGCAGCGCTGCGGCTGGGGAATCTGATCAGCGCCCCTCTCGGCCTGCTAACGGTGGGCGACCTCTTGCGATTAACAGGTTGCGGCGAGAACCAACGGCTGCGCCGCTTTCTCGACCTGCAGCTGCGCCTTTATTCCCAGCAGCCCTGTGACCGCACGGCAGCGCTCTACGGCGCCACGGTGCTGCAGATGTGTCAGGCCCCACTGGGACTCTGGCACCTGCAGGGTTCCATGCAGAGTCTCAGCGAAAGCCTCCAAAGCGCCATCGAACGCGACGGTGGCAAGGTGCTGCTGCGCCATCGAGTCACGGGATTACGACGCCATCCAGAGGGTCCCGGATGGAGTGTCCATGTGGACCTGCCGGATGGATCCAAGCCAAGCCTCCACGCCAGCGATGTGATCTGCAGCCTGCCTCCCCAGAGCCTGCCGGCTCTCTTACCTGACCCCGGCCTGATGCCGGAAACCTACCGACGCCACCTGGAGACTCTCGACGCACCCAGTGGCGCCATTGTTTTTTACGGAGCACTGGAGCGTCGACACCTGCCTTCAAACTGTCCAGGCCATCTGCAGCGCGATCAAGCCTCACCTGGTTCTCTGTTTCTTTCCGTGAGCCATGACGGTGACGGCCGAGCCCCAGCAGGTCGAGCCACCGTGATCGCCAGCGTGTTTACCTCCCCGCAGGGATGGCACACCATGGACGAGGAGGCCTATCAGAGCCGTAAACAGAATCTGCTCGCCACCATTCGAAAGGGGGTCAACGCAGCGCTTGATCTGCCCGATCAAGCCTGGCTGCATCAAGAACTGGCCACACCCCGCGGCTTCGCCCGATGGACCGGTCGACCGCAGGGCATCGTGGGTGGCCTTGGGCAAAGTCCTGACCGTTTCGGCCCCTTTGGCCTGGCCAGCCGAACACCGGTGGCCAATCTCTGGCTGTGCGGAGATTCCATTCACCCTGGCGAGGGGACCGCGGGCGTGAGCCTGTCCGCACTGATGGCCTGCCGGCAGATGATGGCAGCGCGCGGACGGGAACTCAGCCTGACGCACTAG
- a CDS encoding fructosamine kinase family protein has product MRDELEQALMAAGDLLAGRQIMDLSPVGGGSVGTSWRVMLSDGEALFVKLARPDQLIAEQSGLAALRQWADPKLIEVPQVLACLRLGSRSALVMAWWPSGRGDQFQLGRGLARLHRRSAQSNPRRFGWAQDGFIGLGPQPGGWCESWGEAFTQLRLRPQLELARDWGLVETDWESLLSPVMDWLNRHAPQPCLVHGDLWAGNAAVLEDGRGLLIDPASWWADREVDLAMTQLFGGFTRRFWEGYQQEWPLDDGAEQRIEVLNLYHVLNHANLFGGGYQQQSRNILKELRRDWL; this is encoded by the coding sequence ATGCGGGACGAGCTGGAGCAGGCCCTCATGGCGGCAGGCGATCTGCTGGCCGGTCGGCAGATCATGGATCTCAGTCCTGTGGGTGGTGGAAGTGTCGGCACCAGTTGGCGCGTGATGCTCAGTGATGGCGAGGCACTGTTCGTCAAGCTGGCGCGGCCAGACCAGCTGATTGCTGAGCAGTCGGGATTGGCGGCGTTGCGGCAATGGGCCGATCCCAAGTTGATTGAAGTTCCTCAAGTGCTTGCTTGTCTGCGCTTGGGTTCACGCTCCGCCCTCGTGATGGCCTGGTGGCCTTCAGGGCGCGGTGATCAGTTTCAGCTTGGTCGTGGCTTGGCTCGACTGCATCGCAGATCAGCCCAATCGAATCCCCGTCGCTTCGGCTGGGCTCAGGACGGTTTCATTGGCCTTGGGCCTCAACCGGGTGGCTGGTGTGAGTCCTGGGGAGAGGCCTTCACACAATTGCGTCTGCGCCCTCAGTTGGAATTGGCGCGTGATTGGGGTCTCGTTGAAACGGATTGGGAGTCGTTGCTTTCACCTGTGATGGATTGGTTGAACCGGCATGCGCCACAACCGTGCCTAGTGCATGGAGACCTCTGGGCCGGCAATGCAGCAGTCCTTGAAGACGGCCGTGGACTCTTGATTGATCCAGCAAGTTGGTGGGCCGACCGTGAGGTCGATCTGGCCATGACACAACTGTTTGGTGGATTCACTCGTCGGTTTTGGGAGGGATATCAGCAGGAATGGCCTCTGGATGACGGGGCTGAGCAGCGGATTGAGGTGTTGAACCTCTACCACGTGCTGAATCACGCCAATCTGTTTGGTGGCGGGTACCAACAACAAAGCCGCAACATCCTCAAGGAGTTGCGGCGTGATTGGCTCTGA
- a CDS encoding CAAD domain-containing protein: MSDETTTQATETTGSTDTVDFAERYKDILGKVNETLDKVDWSQAGRIGKVVGIFAAVIVAQILIKGILDTINLLPVVPGLLELLGVVVVGQWSWKNLTTSDKRSALVTRIQSLRQEYLG, translated from the coding sequence ATGAGCGACGAAACCACCACTCAGGCGACCGAGACCACCGGTAGCACTGACACCGTCGATTTTGCTGAACGCTACAAAGACATTCTCGGCAAGGTGAATGAAACCCTTGACAAAGTCGACTGGAGTCAAGCTGGACGCATCGGCAAAGTTGTCGGGATTTTTGCCGCGGTGATCGTTGCTCAGATCCTGATCAAAGGCATTCTTGACACCATCAATTTGCTTCCGGTTGTGCCCGGCCTACTCGAGCTGCTCGGCGTGGTGGTCGTCGGTCAGTGGAGCTGGAAAAACCTCACCACAAGCGACAAGCGCAGTGCTCTGGTCACCCGGATCCAATCCCTGCGTCAAGAGTATCTGGGCTGA
- a CDS encoding M67 family metallopeptidase, whose protein sequence is MDLILRDNIGKLSRMPWQLCIDVECLMILRSSLEAVAPEEGCALLIGESSSEWSVRQVWPCCNVWIPGLFGFSELDCNGAADSQAVPSRCSRFALDPREQIAAQRWARARGWQVLGSAHSHPGGEPVPSAVDRRWAAAAGVMLIDAGRGGLAAWWLQGPSPDAVHALPLVTCQTIPAQPNSSCLGDDGTSSPSRSQLR, encoded by the coding sequence ATGGATTTAATACTCCGAGACAATATCGGCAAGCTCAGTCGAATGCCATGGCAGCTCTGCATCGATGTGGAGTGTCTGATGATTCTCAGGTCTTCTCTTGAGGCCGTAGCACCCGAGGAAGGTTGCGCCCTCCTGATCGGCGAGTCGTCTTCAGAGTGGTCGGTTCGTCAGGTGTGGCCTTGTTGCAACGTGTGGATCCCTGGGCTTTTTGGCTTTTCGGAACTGGACTGCAACGGTGCTGCCGATTCCCAAGCGGTGCCATCACGATGCTCGCGATTTGCGCTCGATCCACGTGAGCAAATCGCAGCACAACGCTGGGCAAGAGCCCGTGGTTGGCAGGTGCTGGGCAGTGCGCATTCCCATCCAGGCGGTGAGCCGGTGCCCAGTGCCGTCGATCGTCGATGGGCTGCTGCCGCTGGTGTGATGCTGATCGATGCCGGCAGGGGCGGTCTCGCGGCATGGTGGCTCCAGGGACCTTCACCGGATGCTGTGCACGCACTGCCGCTGGTGACCTGCCAGACCATCCCCGCTCAGCCCAATTCCTCTTGCCTTGGTGATGACGGAACCTCAAGTCCAAGTCGATCTCAGCTCAGATGA
- the moeB gene encoding molybdopterin-synthase adenylyltransferase MoeB, translating into MTEPQVQVDLSSDERGRYARHLTLPELGVEGQKRLKAASVLCVGAGGLGSPLLLYLAAAGIGRIAIVDDDCVEVSNLQRQVIHGEGTVGQSKAQSASQRLLDLNPHCRVVEHRCRITAMNALDLITDHDLVVDGSDNFPTRYLISDACALLNKPWVYGSVQRFEGQVSVFNLGPASPDYRDLVPEPPPPGLVPSCADGGVMGVMPGLIGLIQATEVIKVLAEIGDPLDGRLLLVDGLSMRFRELRLQRRPARSPITGLVDYQAFCNAAGTKRGKESTAVNSISVRELSALMAQSSEWVLIDVRNPAEADVAVIEGAHLVPLARIESGEGVETVRSLAGTRAIYVHCKLGGRSARAVELLAQQGIDAINVTGGINAWSQEVDASVPVY; encoded by the coding sequence ATGACGGAACCTCAAGTCCAAGTCGATCTCAGCTCAGATGAGCGGGGGCGGTATGCCAGGCACCTCACCTTGCCGGAATTGGGTGTTGAGGGTCAGAAACGATTGAAAGCTGCATCGGTGCTCTGTGTCGGCGCCGGTGGACTTGGCTCTCCACTGCTTCTGTATCTCGCGGCAGCGGGCATCGGCAGGATCGCCATCGTCGATGACGACTGTGTGGAGGTGTCCAATCTGCAACGTCAGGTGATTCATGGTGAGGGAACGGTTGGTCAGTCGAAAGCACAATCGGCCAGTCAGCGGTTGCTTGATCTCAACCCTCATTGCCGGGTGGTCGAGCATCGCTGCCGGATCACCGCCATGAATGCCCTGGATCTGATCACGGACCATGACTTGGTGGTCGATGGTTCCGACAACTTCCCTACGCGTTACTTGATTAGCGATGCCTGCGCTCTGCTGAACAAACCATGGGTCTATGGCTCGGTGCAACGCTTCGAAGGGCAGGTGAGCGTGTTCAACCTTGGACCCGCGTCACCTGACTATCGCGATCTGGTGCCCGAACCACCTCCACCGGGTCTCGTCCCCTCTTGCGCTGATGGTGGTGTGATGGGCGTGATGCCTGGGCTGATCGGCCTGATTCAGGCCACTGAAGTGATCAAGGTTCTTGCCGAGATCGGTGACCCTTTGGATGGACGTCTTCTGTTAGTGGATGGCTTGTCGATGCGCTTCCGGGAGCTTCGGCTCCAGCGCCGACCGGCCCGGTCACCGATCACCGGCCTGGTTGACTATCAAGCGTTCTGCAATGCCGCTGGGACCAAGCGCGGCAAGGAGTCGACAGCGGTGAACAGCATTTCCGTGCGCGAGCTCAGTGCCCTGATGGCCCAGAGTTCCGAGTGGGTTTTGATCGATGTTCGCAATCCCGCTGAAGCCGATGTGGCGGTGATCGAAGGTGCGCACTTGGTGCCCCTCGCCAGGATTGAAAGCGGTGAAGGTGTGGAGACTGTGCGCAGCCTTGCCGGCACAAGAGCGATCTATGTGCACTGCAAATTGGGTGGCCGTTCAGCCCGTGCGGTGGAGTTGCTGGCGCAACAAGGGATTGACGCCATCAATGTGACCGGAGGCATCAATGCCTGGTCCCAGGAGGTGGATGCCAGCGTTCCGGTTTACTAA
- a CDS encoding cob(I)yrinic acid a,c-diamide adenosyltransferase yields the protein MDATRSSGSSSGSRHRSKRDIGIVTAADSRERSLGQLHVYDGEGKGKSQAALGVVLRTIGLGICEQRRTRVLLLRFLKGPGRAYDEDAAIEALQQGFPHLIDQVRTGRADYFNAEEATRFDQQEAQRGWDIARGAIASALYSVVVLDELNPLLDLGLLDVDDVVKTLSARPEGMEIIVTGRAAPQPLIQIADLHSEMRAHRRIEPADDTFLPFTSPGAIEIYTGEGKGKSTSALGKALQAIGRGISQDKSHRVLILQWLKGGSGYTEDAAIAALRESYPHLVDHLRSGRDAIVWRGQQEPIDYVEAERAWEIARAAIASGLYKTVILDELNPTVDLELLPVEPIVQSLVRKPAETEVIITGRCKHPPAYFDLASVHSEMVCHKHYAEQGVDLKRGVDY from the coding sequence ATGGACGCAACCCGGTCATCCGGCAGTTCGAGCGGATCACGACATCGCAGCAAGCGAGACATTGGCATCGTCACCGCTGCCGACAGCCGAGAGCGCAGCCTCGGTCAGCTGCATGTCTACGACGGAGAAGGCAAGGGCAAAAGTCAAGCGGCACTTGGCGTGGTGTTGCGAACGATCGGTCTTGGCATCTGCGAGCAGCGGCGTACGCGCGTGCTGCTGCTGCGGTTCCTCAAAGGACCGGGGCGCGCATACGACGAAGACGCGGCCATCGAGGCGCTCCAGCAAGGCTTCCCGCACCTGATCGACCAGGTGCGCACGGGCCGGGCCGATTACTTCAATGCAGAGGAAGCCACAAGGTTCGACCAACAAGAAGCGCAACGCGGTTGGGATATCGCCCGTGGAGCCATCGCCAGCGCGCTGTACTCGGTCGTGGTTCTCGACGAGCTCAACCCCTTGCTCGATCTGGGACTGCTGGATGTTGACGATGTGGTGAAGACCCTCTCTGCGCGCCCGGAAGGCATGGAGATCATCGTGACGGGGCGGGCTGCACCACAGCCCTTGATTCAGATCGCCGATCTTCACTCAGAGATGCGCGCCCATCGCAGAATTGAACCTGCTGACGACACCTTCCTTCCTTTCACCTCTCCTGGTGCAATCGAGATCTACACCGGAGAAGGCAAAGGCAAATCCACCAGCGCCCTCGGCAAAGCACTGCAAGCCATCGGTCGCGGCATCAGTCAGGACAAAAGCCACCGCGTGTTGATCCTGCAGTGGCTGAAAGGGGGGAGCGGCTACACCGAGGATGCTGCAATCGCTGCCCTTCGTGAGAGCTACCCGCATCTCGTCGACCATCTGCGCTCGGGGCGTGACGCAATCGTGTGGAGAGGCCAGCAAGAGCCGATTGACTACGTGGAGGCTGAACGGGCCTGGGAGATTGCCCGGGCGGCCATCGCCAGCGGCCTCTACAAGACCGTAATCCTCGATGAACTCAATCCCACCGTGGATCTGGAGTTGCTACCAGTGGAGCCGATCGTCCAATCCCTGGTTCGCAAGCCAGCTGAAACTGAAGTAATCATCACGGGCCGCTGCAAACATCCCCCGGCCTATTTCGATTTAGCCAGCGTCCATTCCGAAATGGTCTGCCACAAGCACTACGCCGAACAGGGGGTGGATCTGAAGCGTGGTGTGGACTACTGA